TTCTTTCAGTAATACCTTTTGCATAGAAAACGTGGACACCGGGCCTCTCCGCACAATGAATTGCGATGCAATGTACATTTTCACCCTCGACTACtctggaaatgaaaaaaaaatcttcattcacagtttttattttaaaatattggaattgaaatgaaaattaaagcgCTTCTGCgatactatttttatatttaagtaatatatttaaacgatccaaatttcaaaagattattcaAAGATTCTGAACTTATTTACAATTCCCAGAAAATAtgcaattgtttgaaatttcagtCTTTTTAGATCTTGAACGCACTGTGAGTTTGAAATCTACTAAATGTAACCCTTCTGAAGTTTAAATCGAAAATACGTACTCCATACCGACCTGCACGTACTCGTCATTagctttcttattttaaaaggaaaaaacaaaCAACAGAACCGTCGATCTATTAAAAacctaaagaaaataatttattttccactgCAATTTTTGGTTCATTTCCTGCGAGTAGGGCAAACCTGCGGCAATCTTCAGccacaaaaagtaaataaaaatctattttaatttcttcaagcTTCAATAAACTATGAGATTTTCTAAGGTATCTTGGTAAATGTTACCCGcgttttaagttcattttttcatatttctcgaAAGTaggcaataatttattatttgtatcaAACATacacaattatttaataaactgATGCAATAATTACTGCAGAAAAACTTGCAATAATTACTGCAAAAGTTTATCTCCtctgattttttataacaatagtatcagtatttttatgattaaagcttTAAACTGTGAATCGATAACTAAAGGTTATGGAGGCCCTGAATACCCAGATATCAAGAAATTCAACAAATCCAATAATAGGGGCTTTTATCTATCCAATGATAAAGTTAGTAAACCTTCTTCCGCATTTCATCTAAACACCACTGAATACATCATTTACAGGATGGCCGCAACATTTCATTGTCAAATTTCTCTGAccagtaatatttaaattatgagcgattttctatataaaatgttTACATACATACCTTCTACATATATCTTCTCATTAACATTTAAAGAccaacatttatatatatatcttaaatatagaattatgtactAATAATGATCAACTACTGCTTGCAGTATAAAGCTCTTTCAGTTCGTAGCTAATGCTAATGGCATGCTACGTAATACATATTCTCTTCGCAGCATGAAGTTGGTTAGTagtgataattttgttttgagattcaataataataatttaaaaattaaacatattggtTTACCTAATCAATTTTAATAGTGCAAATATAAGCCGTATAATTGTAAAATCCGATCAACTTTAGACTGACTGATTTTTTGTagacaagaatttaaattttatatgtagattgtaaaaatgagcgttctgaatgaaaaaataattatacaaatttatatattcaattaattccttgaattgacTCGAAACTcattttacccataaaattatgaaaaggttataaatttactaTACCAATGATGTTTTAtcgacaataattaaaatttaataatattctaaaaaaaattaaaatttaaaatataattattaaagctTTACATGGGATACTTTAATatatgatcttttttaaattaaaatgtgcagaatttaaaataaataatgttcatTCGTGTGCAGTATGAAGTTGGTTTGCAGatatgcttttatttttttattccggtTTTGTTCAATCGGTTTGTTTTATCATTGAAAGTTTAAAACCATACAAGTGTAAAAGGAAACAgtgttcaatttataataaatatgattCTTTGGGGTTCAtgttaaatcttccaaattttacaaagaaatgaaattaataattgaaaaataatgtttcgaaGTAAACATATTTGACGTTTTACTTACTATActtctataattttctttttcaggtaATAATAAGcctttcattttttcgttatttaaaatacttcaaataaagAAGAAGCCATTAATCTTTTTGACTTCTCATATTAGTTTccgtaaaaaaatgcaattgcttaaatctattacaattacaattttttaatttcaagcatgAGTGGAGTATTTATCCTTGTTAGTTTATTATGTCAAAAAgtcagaataatttcaaatataataaaatttgtacgactttcactttttaaatctttcaaaataatgaatttttaatcaggttGATCACTTTCAGCTCGATCTAAAcattgaaaatggtttaatttaattttcaaatcattccAAATTGTATCGCttgcaaataattatattttatagaaaaataaaagtttgcaattaaacaattttaaatttaaaacatttaagaaatGTACAAATCTTAATTCTAAGtcataaatattaaactatattattaattaatattagtaatattttattattttctaatattaactgatataaaatgatattaattatttttaaattaatcaattttacatcttgaaaatgGACCATTTccgaattcaaataattaaaaaaaaaatttatttgaattgataaaaaatggtacaatatcaaatctatagttttaaaaataaaaaattcgtaacttttatgaaaaaaatttaaaaaaagtttcttttcaaaattaagagttttatgTTCAAAGAAATGAAAAGTTGAAAGATTCATGAAGGTCCTGCAAATGTCTAAATTCCTTAATTTCTGTGAAACCCTTGATTTCTCCGAATTAtcagaattctttgaatattcggaattcctTGTATTCTCTGATATCCTAGAATATTTGGGTTTCTCCGAATtcactgaaaattctaaaatcctGAAATTCCAGGGATTCTCtaaatatcctaaattccttaaaacctgCTCAATTCTTTGTATTTCTGTAATgcatagaattttttcaattctaaattcttctgaattcattgcatttttttaagtaagTTGGATTCATGGAGTTCTCAATATTCTAGAAATTCgatgaaatcaagaaattcagataattcaaagaatttagattaATCCAGATAAATCTgagaattcagagaaattaagAAGATATTATGGAAGTTAacagaattcaaaaggatttgaaagagtTTGAAACCGTTTCAGGAAACTCAAAAGAACGAAAAATCATTAGAAACTGAAGAATTTCGAGGCAGATTTCTTTTTTTCCAATACCTTATCtacattaatttgtaacaaaatataaaacatttgcttgaaaaatgaaaccatgccactcaaaatattttccaagtgattaaactgtacaattttcaaattggaatgatagtaatgttttctttatatttctaaattagtaattggcaatgcaatgatTCCCGCGcgctaaatacattttttaaatctcttaaaaccaCTTATATccttttcattttagaaattgtttgaaatttgtctaatATCTTGACAATCCCttcgattcttttaaaatactctcaaagatttcaaatcctttgaaatatttttaaatcccttgaaactttttaaagtatagtgaaatccttcaatagccctccctttctTTAGCTTCtataggcgtgaacaaacaaaagcggagcgggctataatgagttagttcccacccaccgtcagcgccaaaatcggcgctatagaagaatttcactgtaCTTGCAAATTCCTTGGATGTTTATAAAGActctgaaattttgtgaaattatttattgcataagtattcaataaaattcagaaatagctATAGACCTGAACCTAACACTAAAAtctaaatgttattaatttccagttaatttaaattgaattgtaagaaaTGTCAAAAAACTTACTTGACATCTTGGAGCAAATGAATACTATGTACCAACTCAAGATTGATGACCTCCTTCAAATTGGACATGCTTTTATCACTATAAAATGAGAGTTTCTGATCAGCCAAAACAGCAGCTCTTGAAACCAAATCCTTGGCCCTCTCCATGCCAACCCCAGATCTGTATATAACACCTCTATGGCTAGGGGGGTTTTGACTCCCCAAAGAAGTTTTCGGCCTCTCTAGTTTCTTCGAATCAACACTTTTCACTGAGACTTCAACTGACTCCTTATTCCTAGACAATAGTTTGCTCCCACTTTTCACAAAGTTCATCATGTTAGGTTTCATCAACCTCTGCATAACACTTGTTTTCTTCTCCTCCGAGAACTTGACCACAGAACCGGAACTGCCTGAACCCGCAGAATTTAAGATTGCTTCCTCTACAACATCTGAGATTGTTTTGGAACCAGAAGAAACATTTTCCTCCTTATCCGCAACCGTTGGTTTCCTGGGTGGAACAGCAGGTTGTTTCCTGGAAGCCAGGTGTGCCAGTTTTGGTAGAAGAGCAGGGCTTTTTTTCGAGAGGATTTTCTCAGGTGCTTCAACCATTTCCACCTCATCATATTCATGTTTCGGCAGGGAATCGAATCTTCTCGGAGGAGCTGGAGGGTTCGCTGGCACTTCTTTTTGTACAACTGGATCTTCGCCTAACTGTTCCCCTTCTTCTCTTAAATCATTCGTACTTTCTTCACTACTGGTTGATTCATTGTTTTCTAAAAAGGCTTTGAGTAGCATTAAATCGTTGTTCTCGTAATTACTGTAAACGCTGTCTTGAGTCTTGGCGAAAGGGTCAAATTCGAATAAAACAGACTTGCTTTGTTCTCTTCCTGTGCCTATAAAGAGATAAAATAACGTTTTCCTAACATTGATGCAATATGAGGGTGATAATAATACaaatctaaaaatctttaaactcaaTATGATATGAATGACCACTGGTCCCTGAAAACCAGGAAATgaatagaaagtttaaaaataaatagttaaattaatttaatttttgaggcttgaatttgacaattttcagttataaatctCTACgctcataatttgaaaatgtacaattttgataTACTTAGTTGAAGTCTGACAGCGaatcacttttttacatttaaaataattaaaaatacactatttcagattaaaaagcACAAACATGTTTAGTTTAagcttaaaatttctcaaaattgtttaacttagAAATTAATACCCTAATAGTTAACCAATAAATAAGATCATTTCCAATTTAtagtgtttgaaatttaattttgttttctttctaacacttccataaattaaaaaaattgataaaaaattaaaagcagtatcatttaaaattttcataatttccatcctcttaaattcaataattgagatatgaaaaatggatcagttttgaaattaaagaaattttacaaggtaagcaattttaagcttgaagtcatcaatatttaaaaacaaatgatttttcaagattctgaaatttatttaaaattgaaagccaattattattttagaactgttatttacattattttaacttTCTTGTACAATGTATAGTTTTCCGCTGAAAATCTTTTATACTAGGATGATTTTATGCTAAGAActcaacaatttcattttaatttccaaatgataaaattttatttgaaattggaaGGAACAATTTTATATAGAAGTATTGCAAATAAGAACAAATTTAggattagaaaattccaaaaattttgttaaaaattaatgttgtttaaaattgttatcaattCCCTAcatttaaaatcgaatatatcagatTAAAAAAGCTTCATattgtgtacaatttttaaatgaaggattaaaaatatctggtttaaaatttgaattatttgaatatgtaaaatatacaattacaatttttaattcttaaataattaaattaaaaacgtacAAAATGGACCAATTTtatgttgaataattataaatgagaCAATCTCAAGAGCTCAATTTTgtacaatttgaaattcaaagccTTAGTTGTTTTTTCAGTTTTGAGTTTTAAACTATTGAATGTCGAGTGCCCTgcatttaaaacagtttaatttttaatgttttcattttaaatcaacttggtttgaaaatgttcatttcaaaTGTTTGTTTGTTTGCAGACCTCAAAATAATTCCATAGCTTCCACACTTGGAAtggtacatttttttcattggatTCTTTAATatggaaattcttttttgaatatttcatattataaattgttgatttatcaaggtttaaatttaaataaccgtgaaaaaattttgaaatcgaaaaaaaactaggaaatgaacaatatttttttctgactcTTGAGTGGCAACCTCAAActcattaaatttaaatcgtaCCTTCATCTTCATTAGAGGGGCTCTTCTGTAACAGCCAATTTTCATACAAGGAATTCTGCAGCGATATCTGACTGACATTGGAATTACAAGAAATCCGCTCCATAATCGGGGCTTCCTTCTCATCTTCCTCAGCACTCGATATCCTATCCAGCTCATCTACTCCATCGCTCTTATCTACTTTTCCAACAGCAGAGACATCATAAAATGTCCACGAATCCGACCTCGATAGCCTCTTTGTCACTTCCTGACTCCCGTGAATATCAGACATACTCAAACTCTGATCAGAATCACTCCCCTGATTCTGGGcgtagttcaaaaaattaaatgcttcAGGAAAATCTCGTTCAGCTCGTTCAGAGAAAGTCGAACTCAAAGTGTCGTATCTACTACTGTTACCGGAAGTGACAGACTGCAGCTCGTCATAAATTGACTCATTAGGGAGGGGAGGAGGAGGATAAACAGGAGGTGGAGGACTGTATCTCGCGCCAGTGAGGTCCTCttcattttttacacttttcaaaTTACTCCTCAAAGGACTGTAAAAAGAAATTGTGCTGAAGATGTCATTAGCTGGAAGAGACATACAACGATCTTCTTCAATTGGATCCTTGACCTTCGTTTCAGTATCCTGAAGATCATCCTGATTCAAGGAAGTCAAGCGACGAGTTATAAGATTTTTCACTGATTTTTCCAATCGAATACTTGCATTTCGAGTACTGGAAATCACAGCCCGACCCTTCACTGTcatcttttctgaaatttcgtccttgaattgttttgaacCTGTACTCAAGCTCCTGAAGAATTCTGACTTTAAGCCTTTTGATTCTGGAAGAGATTTCGTCTCATCGCTCTTTCCCGATTGACTCGATTCACTGGGACTTGTGGATCGAATTGGGAGAGATGGGACTTGTAAAGTTCTGGGTGCTGGGACTGGAGTTGGTCGATCTGAGATGATCGACCTTGGTTTTGGCACTGGTTTCACCTCCATTTTAATTTCCGGTTTTCCAGGATTTTAGATTCGGCGTTTCATCTTCTGGTAGTTGTGAAATcagagagaaaaaataaattatcaaactaATCTTGAGTCAAGGTTAATTATCAAACTATTATCAGAACTCACGATTAATACACATGATTTTAGCCACACAGTCGCCGACATTCAAACATTCTATGAATGAAGAACTGATGGCAGGTTTTGTAAATTGCTGTCCGATATTGCCTAATCCTAGGGCATGAATCACTTATTCGTATTTCAATTCATTCGGCGTACTTCCGGTATGagaggaaatattattttttccaataaatataGGTGAATGGCAGAATTTTGCAGTTGGCTAAAATTTAATACTTGTTAGGTATCTTTCCTGAAAAGAGAAAAACGAAGATAAGGCTTTGTTATCAATTATGCGACGCGACTTCGTCTACCTACAaagtaaattctcaaaaatgtctttctttaaATACTTCAAGTTAACTTtagtaaatgaataatttattttgaaacgtcAAGTGTTGAATATGAACATGCTTCTTAGatacatatataatatataaataggGTGTTTATAAGACCGGAAAATTGGACAAACCGGGAAATGAGCGGGAATGTAATTTAGAGACCGGAGACTTTCCACTCGAATGTATTAACATGCAAATTAAAAGTGGTTTCATATATTTGATTACTCTAATTCTTCTTTGGAAAGgggaatttgtgaaaaaatcataaatctcACTTGGAGTAGGGAATTTTCCATAAGAATTCCAAGTCTGACTTGGAGcagtgaattttctaaaagaattataaatcttacttgggacagggaatttcgttaaagaattataatttcgactTTGAAACACagcattttctaaaagttatgaGCAATTTATAAAACTTGTGACGgggaataaataaaagaaatataataaatatccaAAGAATTGCAATTATCCTGGCTTGGAATAGAAAACTTTcgaatagaattataattttgagttttggtacaagaatttacaataaataaatataattttgaaaattgggacagggaattaccacaaagaattataattttataatattatttattttctcgtaaagaattataatttttatttttagcaggtATTTTATGACATAGAACAAAAacgttggaaaataattttaattcatatttataaaaagggaatttataaaaaaatccctgtttgaagtcaaaatttgtcagattttaaaaatcagaatttatttcaatttaaaaattcttctttgcacATACAAACTTGAACTCTCCtcttctaaatttaagaaaataggagTTACTatattcgtggattaaaaatattgatattaaaaaatattgtaaataaatatagttCTGACTTAGAACAAGGAACTCaccgtaaataattataatttagactttggGACAAGAATTATAGTTTTCATTTTAGTTTCACTTTAGAACAAGAAATTTCGTTAAGAAGTATAATTTTTGGAATGGAACTTCAATTCTGATttagaaggaaattaaaaaaatccctgttcaaaatcagaattctgcacaatttgaaaattcccctcaaaaatgttggaaaaagatAGTTACGAATAGAATAATAAACCTAAAGAATAACAATCTTACcttggaacaggtaatttttgacatggagcgaacaattttggaaaataattttaattatgatttatataaaggaaatttacaaaaacaatatGTGTTCCAAGtcagcattattcaaatttttatagttccTTGTTCAGAATCAGACTTTGTTGgaatccaaaattttgttttcgcaaataaaaatttgccagAATTAGAAACTGCCCTCTTCCAAATGTTAGAAAAAGGGAGTTGCTATATTTCAGAAGAGACTGcccggaaaattttgaaaataaatataattgcgatttggaacagggaatttccataaataattatacttttgacTGTCAAagggaatttttgtaaagaattatcaTTATGAGTTGTgaacagataatttaaaaaaaattataatttccactTTGGAATAGGggatttctgtgaaaaattacaatttagatATTAGGACAGGGAAATTTCGTAAGGAATTATTATTTGACTTGGAACAACAAATTGTAAttcttataagaaaaattatctgattttccAACTCATATTTACAATTCTATGccaaaattctgttttaaaagaaatatcttagagatcttttaaaattttgtaaatgtcttgaaacctttaaaaatcgcATCCATCGGGTGGACACTGGACACCCTGAAGAATTcgatagaaaatacattttcgaataaaacatTTCCCCTCCAGgaggtaaataaatttcatagttaaattAAGTTTGTAAATAAATGTCTTATCAGGCGAATGGTTCGTAAAATAATCTTGAGGCGCAATTGGAAATGCCATTTATTAGAATGCGTGCTGCAATTATAATTGATAAGTAAGGAGTTTAAATTGGAGTCTTAACTGCCGGAAGCACCTGGCATAGTAATCGAAACATAACCCAGGCTAAAAAAATATGGATGGTTTATACATAGggtgaaatattatatataatattcatttaatttataatttttttctacaaaacaaatggATATTATAtgtaaaacttcacactatatataacaTATTCATAATTTACCCGTTTGGAAAAGCACCAATGGCATTTTAAAATTGCGTCCAAAGTAATACcttgtgttgaaaaataatt
The sequence above is drawn from the Belonocnema kinseyi isolate 2016_QV_RU_SX_M_011 chromosome 7, B_treatae_v1, whole genome shotgun sequence genome and encodes:
- the LOC117175847 gene encoding uncharacterized protein LOC117175847 translates to MEVKPVPKPRSIISDRPTPVPAPRTLQVPSLPIRSTSPSESSQSGKSDETKSLPESKGLKSEFFRSLSTGSKQFKDEISEKMTVKGRAVISSTRNASIRLEKSVKNLITRRLTSLNQDDLQDTETKVKDPIEEDRCMSLPANDIFSTISFYSPLRSNLKSVKNEEDLTGARYSPPPPVYPPPPLPNESIYDELQSVTSGNSSRYDTLSSTFSERAERDFPEAFNFLNYAQNQGSDSDQSLSMSDIHGSQEVTKRLSRSDSWTFYDVSAVGKVDKSDGVDELDRISSAEEDEKEAPIMERISCNSNVSQISLQNSLYENWLLQKSPSNEDEGTGREQSKSVLFEFDPFAKTQDSVYSNYENNDLMLLKAFLENNESTSSEESTNDLREEGEQLGEDPVVQKEVPANPPAPPRRFDSLPKHEYDEVEMVEAPEKILSKKSPALLPKLAHLASRKQPAVPPRKPTVADKEENVSSGSKTISDVVEEAILNSAGSGSSGSVVKFSEEKKTSVMQRLMKPNMMNFVKSGSKLLSRNKESVEVSVKSVDSKKLERPKTSLGSQNPPSHRGVIYRSGVGMERAKDLVSRAAVLADQKLSFYSDKSMSNLKEVINLELVHSIHLLQDVKVVEGENVHCIAIHCAERPGVHVFYAKGITERRIWAQRILETITHVFPVKYTSLLTRAGWAYLKEGVTGSWFPAWLLLQQRILVYTRTLDPVILEKIDLRKARCIVLREQDGPKSGVGNIPVVVVDAGGTGALHLAAPLPTEAAAWRHALYQAATNCGPALDQQQLNQDNVPVILDKCINFIYAHGIMSEGIYRRSGSSSAVVRLLEAFRRDAWATQVTKDCYSEHDVATVLRRFLRDLPEPLFPSKIHDSLCRVTELASDDEKVTTYRKLLSNLDPVAKSTLHRILEHLHCLTRKSSKNLMTVDNISAIWGPTLMHAGGSSAEDWNKSETKVVGDLIRLYPKLYKLSPADLAKEAKILEVLERHHISNNGLRGAPSGDLKIWIYLLSREGECVNVTIGPQKTAFDVCRELGDKAGYAPHELCLEEYNLSGSLERPLHHSEKVLEAVARWGYWDTEDRKDNVLILKKDRLYKDIVPLVKPPMTISGELKFADMKTKNFKSYLFEFSQAKLCCYKDKVCSVKLHEWRIEDIVWYVGHEPKRNPQMGWSITFIMRNNKPKRCKENPYFGYTLAGASKDEQYRWLAAMLFGEYQCNLTPSAVNLMDP